One genomic region from Mycobacterium basiliense encodes:
- a CDS encoding nuclear transport factor 2 family protein, producing the protein MPSYPAESIVEVADRLFTAIENSDLATVNRMWSANIAVWRVGAHRDNDKDRALRVIEWFVAATTERRYRILDRQVFDRGFVQQHVLHAAGQAGQSIAVRVCIVIKLDMDGLINRIDEYFDPAELAPLLDEPDRAR; encoded by the coding sequence ATGCCCTCTTATCCCGCCGAGTCCATCGTCGAGGTGGCCGATCGACTGTTCACTGCCATCGAAAACAGCGACCTGGCCACGGTCAATCGAATGTGGAGCGCCAACATTGCGGTGTGGCGTGTCGGCGCCCACCGGGACAACGACAAGGATCGCGCACTGCGGGTGATCGAGTGGTTCGTCGCGGCAACCACCGAACGTCGCTACCGCATCCTGGACCGTCAGGTATTCGACAGGGGCTTTGTCCAGCAGCATGTGCTACATGCGGCCGGCCAAGCCGGCCAGTCGATCGCCGTGCGGGTGTGCATCGTGATCAAGCTGGACATGGATGGTCTGATCAACCGCATCGACGAGTACTTCGACCCCGCCGAACTCGCGCCCCTGCTGGATGAGCCCGACCGAGCTCGATAG
- a CDS encoding acyl-CoA dehydrogenase family protein: MDFTLPEHLPGLLAEMDAFIEAEIKPLEHEHIHYFDHRREHARTDWDNDGIPRREWEDLLGEMRRRADKAGWLRYGLPAQFGGRDGTNLDMAVIREHLAHKGLGLHNDLQNESSIVGNFPQVIMMDRFGTEAQKKEWTEALITGERSMAFGLTEPRHGSDATWMQTHAERTGDSWIINGAKRFNTGVHRATHDLVFARTSGEPGQARGITAFLVPTDAPGFTVPYYWWTLNMPTDHGEVELNDVRVPDGAVLGEVDRGLEVGQTFLHENRIRQAASSLGAAQYCIDRAVAYAGDRTVFGKPLSVNQAVQWPLVELQTEAQMVRLLVYYAAWHLDRNHHMEVSDKVSMANYRANRLVCEAADRAMQVFGGVGYSRHEPFEHIYRHHRRYRITEGAEEIQIRRVAQRLFKFGKK; encoded by the coding sequence GTGGATTTCACTTTGCCAGAACACCTGCCAGGACTGCTCGCCGAGATGGACGCGTTCATCGAGGCCGAGATCAAGCCGCTGGAACACGAACACATTCACTATTTCGACCATCGTCGGGAGCACGCCCGCACCGACTGGGACAACGACGGTATTCCCCGCCGGGAATGGGAAGACCTGCTGGGTGAGATGCGAAGGCGTGCCGACAAAGCGGGTTGGCTACGCTACGGGCTGCCCGCTCAGTTCGGCGGCCGCGACGGGACCAACCTCGATATGGCCGTCATCCGCGAACACCTGGCGCACAAGGGACTCGGCCTGCATAACGATCTGCAGAACGAATCCTCGATCGTCGGCAACTTTCCGCAGGTCATCATGATGGACCGGTTCGGCACCGAGGCGCAAAAAAAGGAATGGACCGAGGCGCTCATCACTGGAGAACGGTCGATGGCGTTCGGACTGACCGAGCCACGGCACGGGTCGGATGCCACCTGGATGCAGACCCACGCCGAACGAACCGGTGACAGTTGGATTATCAACGGCGCCAAGCGGTTCAACACCGGTGTGCACCGCGCCACCCACGATCTGGTGTTCGCTCGAACCTCGGGTGAACCCGGCCAGGCTCGAGGCATCACCGCGTTTCTGGTGCCGACCGATGCCCCCGGCTTCACCGTGCCGTACTACTGGTGGACGCTGAACATGCCCACCGACCACGGCGAGGTGGAGCTCAATGACGTCCGAGTCCCCGACGGCGCGGTGCTTGGCGAAGTGGACCGGGGCCTTGAGGTCGGGCAGACCTTCTTGCACGAGAACAGGATTCGCCAGGCGGCCAGTAGTCTGGGTGCCGCCCAATACTGCATTGACCGGGCCGTGGCCTACGCGGGCGACCGCACGGTGTTCGGCAAGCCGCTGTCGGTGAACCAGGCCGTCCAGTGGCCCCTTGTCGAACTGCAGACCGAGGCGCAGATGGTGCGGCTACTGGTGTACTACGCCGCCTGGCATTTGGACCGAAACCACCATATGGAGGTTTCCGACAAGGTGTCGATGGCCAACTACCGCGCCAATCGACTGGTGTGCGAAGCAGCCGACCGGGCCATGCAAGTGTTTGGCGGTGTCGGTTACAGCCGTCACGAACCGTTCGAGCACATCTATCGCCATCACCGTCGCTACCGGATCACCGAGGGCGCCGAAGAAATACAGATTCGCCGGGTTGCCCAGCGGCTATTCAAGTTTGGCAAGAAATGA
- a CDS encoding DUF6285 domain-containing protein: MTARYGRPTAAELVAAVAEFLEGDVRATTTGQVNFHARVAANALRIVQRELLCPGDSDVRAAVNSLGFADEARLAAAIRAGHLDGRAAEVVACLRTLVRDRLAVAHPGYDSE, translated from the coding sequence ATGACCGCCCGCTACGGCCGTCCGACCGCGGCCGAACTCGTCGCTGCCGTTGCCGAGTTCCTGGAGGGCGATGTCCGGGCGACAACCACCGGGCAGGTCAATTTCCATGCCAGGGTGGCCGCCAACGCGTTGCGCATCGTGCAGCGTGAACTGCTCTGCCCCGGTGATTCCGACGTCCGCGCGGCGGTGAACAGCCTGGGCTTCGCCGACGAGGCCCGCCTGGCCGCCGCTATCCGGGCTGGGCACCTGGACGGCCGCGCCGCCGAGGTGGTTGCCTGCCTGCGCACACTGGTACGAGATCGGTTGGCGGTCGCCCACCCCGGATACGACAGCGAATAG
- a CDS encoding YceI family protein: MTTLEALLSDPDAQGAWHLVPEQSTVTFKIKNMWGLLTVKGEFTQFSGYGELASDGAVSGHLEIEAASLQTGIGRRDKHLRSADFFDVEHFPQIRVVVTTLHPTKGKNADLRASFTIKGIADPVPLPVTISEFGDGSVRISGQADIDRAQFGLDWNKFGVMAATATASAELVFAPARAG; this comes from the coding sequence ATGACGACCCTGGAAGCATTGCTAAGCGATCCCGACGCGCAAGGAGCGTGGCACCTCGTTCCAGAACAATCGACCGTCACCTTCAAGATCAAGAACATGTGGGGCTTGCTAACCGTCAAGGGCGAGTTCACCCAGTTCAGCGGCTACGGCGAGCTGGCTAGCGACGGCGCGGTCTCCGGACACCTGGAAATCGAGGCCGCCTCCCTGCAGACCGGGATCGGCCGCCGCGACAAGCACCTGCGCTCGGCCGACTTTTTCGACGTCGAGCATTTCCCCCAGATCCGGGTGGTGGTCACCACGCTGCACCCGACCAAGGGCAAAAACGCCGACCTGCGCGCCAGCTTCACTATCAAAGGCATCGCCGACCCGGTGCCACTGCCGGTCACGATCAGCGAGTTCGGCGACGGCTCGGTGCGGATATCGGGCCAGGCCGACATCGACCGAGCCCAGTTTGGTCTGGATTGGAACAAATTCGGTGTGATGGCGGCGACGGCCACCGCGTCCGCCGAACTAGTCTTCGCGCCGGCCCGGGCCGGCTGA
- a CDS encoding hydroxymethylglutaryl-CoA lyase — MTNHVDIREVALRDGLQIERPIPLSAKLELLTAVAATGVLEVEATAFVSPSKVPSMADAAELAAELDNYPDIEFSALVASPNGARRAVAAGLRAIEYVVSASDSFSMANVGRTTAEATRQIGEILAIAHDSDVTVEVIVATAWDCPFDGPTPPQRVVEIAAAAREQGAHRFSIADTIGTATPGRVSSLVAQLSPVIGDIRLGGHFHNTRGAGLASAYAAVRSGVTRLDASVGGLGGCPFAPGATGNIATEDLVYLLTDSGYHVDVDLPAAIAAAEVAKAIVGHDLPGALLRAGDRIRI, encoded by the coding sequence GTGACCAATCATGTCGACATCCGCGAGGTAGCGTTGCGCGACGGCCTGCAGATCGAGCGCCCAATCCCGCTGTCCGCCAAGCTGGAATTGCTGACCGCGGTGGCCGCCACCGGAGTTCTCGAGGTCGAGGCAACCGCATTCGTGTCGCCGTCGAAGGTGCCGTCGATGGCCGACGCCGCCGAGCTTGCCGCGGAACTGGATAACTACCCGGACATCGAATTCTCCGCGTTGGTGGCCAGTCCCAACGGCGCCCGACGAGCGGTCGCCGCGGGGCTGCGCGCCATCGAATATGTGGTATCGGCCAGCGATTCATTCAGCATGGCCAATGTCGGGCGTACCACCGCGGAGGCCACCCGTCAGATCGGTGAGATCCTCGCCATCGCCCACGACAGCGATGTCACCGTCGAGGTCATCGTGGCCACCGCGTGGGATTGTCCGTTCGACGGGCCAACCCCGCCGCAGCGAGTCGTTGAGATCGCTGCCGCCGCCCGGGAGCAGGGTGCGCACCGCTTCTCGATTGCCGACACCATCGGCACCGCAACCCCGGGCCGCGTCAGTTCCCTCGTCGCACAGCTCAGTCCGGTGATCGGTGACATTAGGCTGGGTGGACACTTTCACAACACCCGTGGCGCGGGGCTGGCCAGCGCGTATGCGGCCGTGCGCTCCGGTGTTACCCGACTGGACGCCTCGGTCGGCGGGCTCGGCGGCTGCCCCTTCGCCCCGGGCGCCACCGGCAACATCGCCACCGAGGATCTGGTGTATCTGCTTACCGACAGCGGCTACCATGTCGATGTCGACTTGCCCGCCGCCATCGCAGCCGCCGAGGTTGCGAAAGCGATTGTCGGCCATGATCTGCCGGGCGCTTTGCTACGCGCAGGAGACCGGATCCGAATCTGA
- a CDS encoding TetR/AcrR family transcriptional regulator — translation MPAPEAARELSSKGRQTRQAIEQAARKLFAERGFHGTTLADITSAAGKSSAVFYRYFTDKEDLLAALAQSFLHDVVAPSGLSLQLPESPDDDAFFTSVVTGYWNIFKQNIGIMIAVAQLAATQQRFAAVQNQFRRFGMEIVAASVRHAQGQGFGTELNPDHTAAAIALLFENFTTVFVGPSGLGMDVTDEDAIRTLSTVWKKTLYGA, via the coding sequence ATGCCCGCTCCGGAAGCCGCACGAGAACTCAGTTCCAAAGGCCGCCAGACTCGGCAGGCCATCGAGCAAGCCGCGCGGAAGCTGTTCGCCGAGCGCGGCTTCCACGGGACCACCCTGGCCGACATCACCTCCGCCGCCGGAAAGTCATCGGCGGTGTTTTATCGGTACTTCACCGACAAGGAAGACCTGTTGGCCGCGCTGGCACAGTCGTTCTTGCACGACGTAGTGGCGCCGTCCGGGCTGAGCCTGCAGCTGCCGGAATCTCCGGACGACGACGCGTTTTTCACCTCGGTGGTCACCGGCTACTGGAATATCTTCAAACAAAACATCGGCATCATGATCGCGGTTGCCCAGCTCGCGGCCACCCAGCAGCGCTTCGCCGCCGTCCAGAACCAATTCCGGCGCTTCGGCATGGAAATCGTCGCCGCCTCGGTTCGCCACGCGCAGGGCCAGGGCTTCGGAACCGAACTCAACCCGGACCACACCGCAGCGGCCATCGCGCTGTTGTTCGAGAACTTTACGACCGTCTTTGTGGGTCCGTCCGGGCTGGGAATGGATGTCACCGACGAGGATGCCATCAGGACCCTGTCAACGGTCTGGAAAAAGACCTTGTACGGCGCGTAG
- a CDS encoding phospholipase C, whose translation MAVSRTELDDMSRRAFLAKAIAASTGAMMSIAGPVIEKAYGAGPCSGHLTDIEHIVLFLQENRSFDHYFGTLSGTDGYNTASPLFQQKGWNPKTQALDPAGITSPYRFDTTRFVLDGECLSDPDHSWKAMHDSWNGGANDNWLPAQVGHSPVPGFANVPVTMGYYTRKDIPIHYLLADTFTVCDRYYSSVLGPTLPNRLYWLSANLGADGTQGGPQLTSPATEPLGQFSWTTMPENLSAAGVSWKLYRSKSLGAVGSNYFNYTYDRIMMYFRQAQDPRSDLARFGIAPTYPLDFAADVKANRLPQVSWVVPNTPESEHPAFPPAIGAIGIVNLLRILLSNPAVWEKTALIVAYDENGGFFDHVVPPTPPAGTPGEYLTVPDINAVSGSSGIRGPIGLGFRVPCFIISPYSRGPLMVHDVFDHTSQLKLVSKRFGVPVPNLTAWRDGTVGDMTSTFNFAVPPNSSRPNLSHPLLEALPKLPQCVPNVWLGTVGLNPNPFTGSPQGIPYRVPFPQIMPSQETGPARGIPSGAC comes from the coding sequence ATGGCGGTGAGTCGAACCGAACTCGACGACATGTCGCGTCGGGCATTTCTGGCAAAAGCCATCGCGGCCAGCACCGGGGCGATGATGTCCATCGCCGGCCCGGTTATAGAAAAGGCTTATGGCGCTGGTCCGTGCTCTGGTCATTTGACCGATATCGAGCACATCGTGTTGTTTCTGCAGGAGAACCGGTCGTTCGACCACTATTTTGGCACCCTCTCCGGCACCGATGGGTACAACACCGCGTCGCCGTTGTTCCAGCAAAAGGGCTGGAACCCGAAGACACAGGCACTCGATCCGGCGGGCATTACCTCGCCCTACCGCTTCGATACCACCCGTTTCGTGCTTGATGGCGAGTGTCTTAGCGACCCCGACCACTCGTGGAAGGCGATGCACGATTCCTGGAACGGCGGCGCCAACGACAACTGGCTGCCCGCACAGGTCGGCCACAGTCCGGTGCCGGGCTTCGCCAACGTCCCGGTGACCATGGGTTACTACACACGCAAAGACATCCCGATTCACTACCTGTTGGCCGACACGTTCACGGTGTGCGATCGGTACTATTCCTCGGTTTTGGGCCCCACCCTGCCGAACCGGTTGTACTGGCTAAGTGCCAACCTCGGTGCCGACGGTACTCAGGGTGGGCCGCAGCTGACTAGCCCCGCTACCGAACCGCTTGGCCAGTTCAGCTGGACCACCATGCCGGAGAACCTCAGCGCCGCCGGCGTCAGCTGGAAGCTGTACCGCAGCAAATCGCTTGGCGCCGTCGGCAGCAACTACTTCAACTACACCTACGACCGCATAATGATGTATTTCAGGCAGGCGCAGGACCCGCGTTCGGACTTGGCCCGTTTTGGCATCGCTCCGACCTATCCGTTGGACTTCGCCGCGGACGTCAAAGCCAATAGACTGCCCCAGGTTTCGTGGGTCGTGCCCAATACCCCCGAGTCCGAGCATCCCGCATTTCCGCCGGCCATCGGAGCCATCGGCATCGTCAATCTGCTCAGAATCCTGCTTTCCAACCCGGCGGTATGGGAAAAGACCGCGCTGATCGTCGCCTATGACGAAAACGGTGGCTTTTTCGACCATGTCGTTCCGCCCACCCCCCCGGCGGGGACGCCGGGTGAATATCTCACGGTGCCGGATATCAACGCCGTTTCGGGGTCCAGCGGCATACGCGGGCCGATCGGACTGGGCTTTCGTGTCCCGTGTTTCATCATTTCGCCCTACAGCCGGGGCCCGCTGATGGTCCATGACGTGTTCGACCATACCTCGCAGCTGAAGCTGGTCAGCAAGCGATTTGGAGTGCCCGTGCCCAACCTCACCGCCTGGCGCGACGGAACGGTTGGCGATATGACCTCGACCTTCAATTTCGCCGTCCCACCCAACTCATCGCGACCGAATTTGAGCCACCCCCTGCTCGAGGCCCTGCCGAAACTGCCGCAATGCGTGCCCAACGTGTGGTTGGGCACGGTAGGGTTGAACCCGAATCCTTTCACGGGGTCACCGCAGGGAATCCCCTATCGGGTGCCCTTCCCGCAGATCATGCCCTCCCAGGAAACCGGGCCTGCTCGCGGAATTCCGAGTGGCGCCTGTTGA
- a CDS encoding Rv3143 family two-component system response regulator — protein sequence MPDSSQDLRILVYSDNVQTREQVMRALGKRLHPDLPQLTYVEVATGPMVVRRMDEGGIDLAILDGEATPTGGMGIAKQLKDELTSCPPIVVLTGRPDDAWLASWSRAEAAVPHPIDPIVLGRTVLSLLRTPAL from the coding sequence GTGCCCGACTCCAGCCAGGACCTGCGGATCCTCGTCTACAGCGACAACGTCCAGACCCGCGAACAGGTGATGCGAGCATTGGGTAAACGGCTGCATCCGGATTTGCCCCAATTGACCTACGTCGAAGTGGCCACCGGTCCCATGGTGGTGCGGCGGATGGACGAAGGCGGCATCGACTTGGCCATTCTCGACGGGGAGGCAACACCCACCGGGGGCATGGGTATCGCCAAGCAACTGAAGGACGAACTGACCAGCTGCCCGCCGATCGTGGTGCTCACCGGGCGCCCCGACGACGCCTGGCTCGCCAGTTGGTCACGAGCCGAGGCCGCGGTGCCTCATCCCATCGACCCGATCGTGCTGGGGCGGACGGTGCTGAGCCTGCTCCGCACACCCGCGCTCTAG
- a CDS encoding phosphotransferase family protein, with product MTQLLDNLTAVLRPVLGAEVTVDNLRTLTGGASRTTWAFDASTDRGRRSLILRTGPPDDVHAGMELEARVQAAAAAAGAPVPRILIASDSAAALGNPFLVCDAIEGETIVRRIQRQLDEAGRRRLLRQCAQALAAIHRADSADAGLAREDPVAQWRERLDAMGDTTATFEWAFRWLAAHRPAEPAAVLVHGDYRMGNLIVDGSGLAAVLDWELVHVGAGYEDLAWFCVRAWRFGAPASHAAGGLGGIEDFLRTYEDASGTAVDRAAFRWWLVLATLRWGVICRYQAERHLSGQARSVELATIGRRVCENEWDLLDLLEGAR from the coding sequence ATGACCCAACTGCTCGACAATTTGACCGCCGTGTTGCGCCCGGTCCTGGGCGCCGAGGTGACCGTCGACAACCTGCGCACGCTTACCGGCGGAGCCAGCAGGACCACCTGGGCATTCGACGCCAGCACCGACCGCGGACGCAGGTCGCTCATTCTGCGCACCGGGCCACCAGACGATGTACACGCCGGAATGGAACTCGAGGCACGCGTCCAGGCCGCCGCCGCGGCTGCCGGTGCGCCCGTGCCCCGCATCCTGATCGCCAGCGATTCCGCTGCAGCACTTGGCAACCCGTTCCTGGTCTGCGACGCGATCGAAGGCGAGACCATTGTCCGGCGCATCCAGCGCCAGCTCGACGAAGCGGGCCGGCGGCGCCTGCTGCGCCAGTGCGCGCAGGCGCTGGCCGCCATCCACCGAGCCGACTCGGCCGATGCCGGCTTGGCCCGCGAAGACCCGGTGGCACAGTGGCGCGAGCGACTCGACGCCATGGGTGACACCACCGCCACCTTCGAATGGGCTTTCCGCTGGCTGGCCGCCCATCGGCCGGCCGAGCCGGCGGCGGTTCTGGTGCACGGCGACTACCGGATGGGAAATCTCATCGTCGACGGATCCGGGCTTGCCGCCGTTTTGGATTGGGAGCTGGTGCATGTCGGTGCGGGATACGAGGACCTGGCCTGGTTCTGCGTGCGCGCCTGGCGGTTTGGCGCTCCGGCCAGCCACGCGGCCGGCGGCCTGGGCGGCATCGAAGATTTCCTGCGGACCTATGAGGATGCCAGCGGGACCGCCGTCGACCGAGCCGCCTTTCGCTGGTGGCTGGTGCTGGCCACACTACGTTGGGGCGTCATCTGCCGATACCAGGCGGAGCGACATTTGAGCGGGCAGGCCAGATCGGTGGAGTTGGCCACGATCGGCCGCCGGGTCTGCGAGAACGAATGGGACCTGCTGGACCTACTCGAAGGAGCCAGATAA